GCCGCGAACCTGTCCTGTCAGACCGGCCCGGCGACGCGGTTCGGCATGTGCTTCATCGCGACGCGCTAGCTCAGGCCACCGCACCGCGCGCGCGCAGGTCGCGGATGGCCTCGTCGTCGAAGCCGGCGCTGCGCAGGATCTCGTCGCTGTGCTGGCCTATGCCGGGCGGCTTGCGCGGGGTGACCTTGCGCTGGCCGTCGATGAAGATCGGGCTGTTGACCGTCAGCATGGTGTCGTTCTCGAACGGCACCAGCACCTCGTTCTCGATCATCTGCCTGTCGTTTGGAATGTCGTCGAGAATCCCGACCACCCCGAACACGAGCCCGCTGCCGTCGAGGATCCGGCGCCATTCGGCCAGCGGCCTGGTCGCGAACACCGCGTCGAACTCGTGGATCAGTTCGACCGAGCGGGCGTGGCGATCGGCCTTGGTGACGAAGCGCGGATCGTCGATCAGCTCCTCTCGGCCAAGGCAGCGGGCGAGGATCGGCCACTGCTTCTCCTCATTGAGGAGCGAGAGCATGATCCAGCGGCCGTCCTGGCATTTGTAGTGATTGGCGACTGCGTTCAGCGCGCGTTCGCGCGGCCGCCGCTCGACGAAGGTCGCGCCGCAAAGCTTGGCCTGAGCAAGCACGGAGGCCGCCCAGACCCCGTTGGCCATCAGGTTGGAGGCGACGTGGCAGCCCTTGCCGGTCTTCTCGCGCTGGTAAAGCGCCGTGACGATCGCGCCATAGAACGCCATTGCGCAGGGGTGGTCGCCCATCCCGGCGACGGAGCGGGCGGGTGTCGTGCTCTCGTCGGCACGGACCAGGTCCATCAGTCCGGAGCGCGCCCAATAGGCATTGCTATCGAAGCCGGGTTTGTCGGCTTCCTCGCCTTTCTCGCCATACCCGGTAAACGACGCATAGATCAGCCGCGGATTGAGCGGCGCCAGCTTTTCGTGGGTGAGGCCGAGCTTGGCGCGGACCGACGGCGGGAAATTGGTGATGAAGACATCGGCTTCACTTACCAGCCGTTGCAGCACGGTCTGCGCTTCCGGCTTCGACAGGTCGAGTGCGAGGCTGCGCTTGTTGCGGGCTTCGAGATACCACGCGTAGTTATGCTCGCTGCGCGGATAGCCCGGCAGGTTCGGCAGGTTGCGGTAGGGATCGCCGGCGCCGGGCGGCTCGATCTTGATGACGTCAGCGCCGAAATCGGAAAGAACGGTGGCGGCTGCGGGGGCCGCGATGAAGCTCGCGCAGTCCAGCACCTTCAGGCCATGGAAAATGCCCTTGTCGTTCATGTTGCGTCGCTCCCGTCGCTTGTTTCCGCGCGCTGGAATTACGTTGACGGCGCGGTTCGAGGCGCATTTGACCCGGGTCGGGCGGGCGAGGCAATGGCGGGGAGGGAGCTGAAACTACAAACAAACGCAAAGATGTGATCAGGAGCGGGCACCGCTCCTGTCTATTTCGACGTGTCGACAATCATGCTGGTTTGGTGAGGGAAACGATCGCGCCGAAAAGCCGCGAGGCGGAATGGCGCGCCAATTGATCCGCTACACTTTCAGGTTCTCGGCCGAACTCCTGCCGCGGTTGGCAATCTCGTCGTACTCGATGGTCTGGCCCTCGTTGAGGGTCGCCAGCCCGGCCTTCTGCACTGCGGAGATGTGAACGAAAATGTCCTTGCCCCCGGCCGCGGGCTGGATGAAGCCATAGCCCTTGGTCGGGTTGAACCACTTGACCGTACCTTTAGCCATACGTCGCCTCCGCGGGACCAATCCGAGTACGAGCCGCGGTCCCCGCAAACCGTCAGGCCCGGAATTCGAGACTACTGCGGTTGTGACAGGCGTGATAGCGCAAACAGCGGGCGGTTTTGGCCCGAAATGATCGATATCGTGGCGACTTTGCGGCTTTTGACCGCAGTGCCACCGTTCCGCCAGTCACCGCGGACCCGCTGCAACCGTTCTCGGTATGACAGCGCAGGCTGCAAACAGGTTCAACGCAACTCGTCACGCAGCCGTCCCCTCGTCCGAGAGCATCGCGAGTTCAGCGGCGTCCATGGCCGTCCTGACGCGCATCGGCTCGGCGCGGCCGCGAATCTCGACCTCGCGCTCCGGCAGCACGTCGGAGCCGAGTCGCGCCCGCGCGTAGACCTCGTCCGAGATGATGACCTGGCAGCCGAGGGTCTTCGTCATGTCCTGCAGTCGTGATGCGACGTTGACGGCGTCGCCCAGCGCGGTGAACACCATGTGGTCGCGATAACCGATCTCGCCCACGATCACCTCGCCGCCGTGAATGCCGATGCCGAAGCGGATCGGGTCATGCAGATCATGGCTGAGGAACGCGTTCAGCTCGGCGATATTGGCCGCGATGTCACGCGCCGCCTGGATCGCCTGGCCGCAGGCGACATGTGAATCGGTGGCTAGTCCGAACAGCGCGAGCATACCGTCACCGACGAACTGATTGGGCTGCCCGCCATTCGCCAGCACGGCCTGGGAGACGGCGCTGAGGAAGCGGTTGACGATGAACACCACGTCGAACGGCAGCCGTTTCTCAGCGAGGCCGGTCGATCCACGCATGTCGACGAACAGGCTGACGAGGTAGCGCTCCTGCCCGATTCCGGCGCGCGAGCTGCCGCGCTCGCCGGGTGTCGGGTTCGGCATGAACAGTTGGAAGAATGAAAGATCGCCGGTGGGGCGCAACTGGCAGGCCAGCCTGACCGACGGGTCCGCCGCGCCGATCTGCGCGAGCACGAAGGCCTCGCGAGGCGAGGGCGGCGGCAGCGCGCCGGGATCTCCGATCACCCTGATGCGGCAGGTCGAGCAACGTGCGCGGCCGCCGCACATGCTGGCATGCGGTACGTTGTTGCGCAGACTGGCCTCGAGCACGGACAAACCCTTTGGCACCCGGATGGAGCGGCCATTGTTGTAGGATAGCGTGACCATGCCGCCACGTCGCTCATGGACTGCTCGCACGCCGCGCGCGGCGAGCGCCAAGCCGATCAGGCCGCCATAGCCGATCAGGAAGCCGTTCATGATGGTCTCCAGCACCGCCTGTTCAGATGGCGTGCCGGTCTGCCTCAACGAAAGATTTTCGGCGCGCCACTGCGGTGTTGCGTTGGCGGCGATGACGTCTCGGCCCCCACGATAGAAGCCGAGCAGCGCCAGCGCCGGGAGCAGCACGGCGCAGGCGAGCAGCCACGGCGCCGCGCGCTTGTAGAACGGCTTGAGCCGCAGCCAGAAGTGCAGCCCGATGCAGCCATGCGTCCATGACGTCAGCAGGGCTGCCGACATCAACCAGATCCGCCAGGACGGGCCGGTCCAATACGAGTACAGGACCTGCGGGTACAGCTTCTCCTGTCCGTACAGGGTCTGTCCGATGCGGACGCCGGCGATGTGGCTGAAGATCAGCGCCGGAATGCTTAGGCCGAGCAGCAGTTGCAGCGGCTCCATCGTGTTGCGGCTGAATTGCCGGCGCTGATAAAGCGCCCACACGCCGAGCCCGCCATGGGTAAGAGCGGCCGCATAGAACAGCACGGCGATCGGAAGAAACTGCCAGAACGCCACATGATAGGACACGCCCTCGGCGAGCGCCTGCAGCGAGATGTTGCCGAGCGCATGGTTGAAAAAATGACTGAGCAGGTAGCTGAAGAGTATGAAGCCGCAGATCAGCCGCACCTGCCGCACACCGATGCCGCGACAGGTCGACCGCAAACGATGGTAAATCGAAATGGTCATGTGGTCCGTATGATCTGGAGCCGCAATGCTAGAGATTTATTCCCTGTTGTCCTAGAGGGCTGGTGGCGGCGGTCATCCGGCGGCGCGAGCTGCGCGGGAACGTTGACTCGCCCGCCGGAGTCGGGGAAAAGCACCGCGTGACGGCCATTTCCCCAGGCATCGACAGCCCAAAGTCTCGATCCACGCGCGCTGCGTGGCTGATGGCTGCGGCCGTGATCGCAAGCATGACGATCATCCGCATCGTCTATGCCGGGACGCTCGATCTGCGCACCGACGAGGCCTATTACTGGACATGGTCGAAGGAGCTGCAGCTCTGCTTCCTCGATCATCCGCCCATGATCGCCTGGTTCATCCGGCTGGGCACTGCCCTGTTCGGCGATACCAATCTCGGCGTTCGCTTTGCCGGCATCCTCGCGATGGGGGTGACGCAGCTCCTGCTCGCCGACATCGTTCGCCGTACCACTCACGATATGCGGGCCGTGATCCTCGCGGTGCTGCTGCCCGAGGCCGCGCTCTACTATGGCCTGCTGATGGCCAAGGTGGCGCCGGACGTCGCGGCGATCCCGTTTGCACTCGCGATGATCTGGGCGCTGGTTTGCCTCGCCGAGAGCGATGACGGCCGCTGGTGGCTCGCGGCCGGCCTGTTCGGTGGACTGGCGTTGTTGTCCAAATTCACGGTGGTCATGCTGCTGCCGGGCGTGGCGGCGTTCCTGCTCGTTCCGGCCTGGCGCAGCCGCTGGCTTCTGAGTCCCTATCCATGGTGCGGAGCACTGATTGCGCTGGCCGTGTTCTCGCCGGTGCTGATCTGGAACGTACAGCACGACTGGGCCTCGTTCCGCTTCCAGTTCGTTCGCGCCACCGCGCCGCATGAGTTTTCGTTGCGGACGCTCGGCGATTATCTCGGATTGCAGTTCGGACAGGTCGGCTTCGTCCTGCTGCCGGTCACATTGTCGGCGCTGAGTTTCACGGCCTGGCGCGGCTATCGCACGCGTGAGCCGGTCGCGATCCTGCTGTCGACGGCGGTGCTGGTGCCGTTTCTCTACTTCCTCTGGAAATCGTTTACCTTGCGGATCGGCGACACCTGGCCGATGTTCATGTGGCCGATCGGGTTTGCGGCGGTCGCGATCAACATCGTCAAGCTGCCGCAGGACGGCGCGTCCGCCTGGTTCGTCCGATCGACCGTGCGCTGGGCGCGGATCGCCGTCGTTAGCGGCATTGCCATGGTGGTCCTGATCTTTCTCTACTACGTCGTCGCGCCGTGGAATTTTCTCGGGCGGGCCGATCCGATCGGCGCCGAGGCGGGCTATCAGCAGGTGGCGGCACGCGCCGAGCAGGAACTGGCA
This region of Bradyrhizobium sp. SZCCHNS1050 genomic DNA includes:
- a CDS encoding CoA transferase, encoding MNDKGIFHGLKVLDCASFIAAPAAATVLSDFGADVIKIEPPGAGDPYRNLPNLPGYPRSEHNYAWYLEARNKRSLALDLSKPEAQTVLQRLVSEADVFITNFPPSVRAKLGLTHEKLAPLNPRLIYASFTGYGEKGEEADKPGFDSNAYWARSGLMDLVRADESTTPARSVAGMGDHPCAMAFYGAIVTALYQREKTGKGCHVASNLMANGVWAASVLAQAKLCGATFVERRPRERALNAVANHYKCQDGRWIMLSLLNEEKQWPILARCLGREELIDDPRFVTKADRHARSVELIHEFDAVFATRPLAEWRRILDGSGLVFGVVGILDDIPNDRQMIENEVLVPFENDTMLTVNSPIFIDGQRKVTPRKPPGIGQHSDEILRSAGFDDEAIRDLRARGAVA
- a CDS encoding cold-shock protein, translated to MAKGTVKWFNPTKGYGFIQPAAGGKDIFVHISAVQKAGLATLNEGQTIEYDEIANRGRSSAENLKV
- a CDS encoding adenylate/guanylate cyclase domain-containing protein, translating into MTISIYHRLRSTCRGIGVRQVRLICGFILFSYLLSHFFNHALGNISLQALAEGVSYHVAFWQFLPIAVLFYAAALTHGGLGVWALYQRRQFSRNTMEPLQLLLGLSIPALIFSHIAGVRIGQTLYGQEKLYPQVLYSYWTGPSWRIWLMSAALLTSWTHGCIGLHFWLRLKPFYKRAAPWLLACAVLLPALALLGFYRGGRDVIAANATPQWRAENLSLRQTGTPSEQAVLETIMNGFLIGYGGLIGLALAARGVRAVHERRGGMVTLSYNNGRSIRVPKGLSVLEASLRNNVPHASMCGGRARCSTCRIRVIGDPGALPPPSPREAFVLAQIGAADPSVRLACQLRPTGDLSFFQLFMPNPTPGERGSSRAGIGQERYLVSLFVDMRGSTGLAEKRLPFDVVFIVNRFLSAVSQAVLANGGQPNQFVGDGMLALFGLATDSHVACGQAIQAARDIAANIAELNAFLSHDLHDPIRFGIGIHGGEVIVGEIGYRDHMVFTALGDAVNVASRLQDMTKTLGCQVIISDEVYARARLGSDVLPEREVEIRGRAEPMRVRTAMDAAELAMLSDEGTAA
- a CDS encoding glycosyltransferase family 39 protein, producing MTIIRIVYAGTLDLRTDEAYYWTWSKELQLCFLDHPPMIAWFIRLGTALFGDTNLGVRFAGILAMGVTQLLLADIVRRTTHDMRAVILAVLLPEAALYYGLLMAKVAPDVAAIPFALAMIWALVCLAESDDGRWWLAAGLFGGLALLSKFTVVMLLPGVAAFLLVPAWRSRWLLSPYPWCGALIALAVFSPVLIWNVQHDWASFRFQFVRATAPHEFSLRTLGDYLGLQFGQVGFVLLPVTLSALSFTAWRGYRTREPVAILLSTAVLVPFLYFLWKSFTLRIGDTWPMFMWPIGFAAVAINIVKLPQDGASAWFVRSTVRWARIAVVSGIAMVVLIFLYYVVAPWNFLGRADPIGAEAGYQQVAARAEQELASTGATWIATSDYRTYAMMRWFFRGRVPVVQINERARFIGFRDPGMDLIAGHAGLYVVREPDNTGPLLSDTTAHREPLGHVERSWRGRVMDSYAFGRLTGWTPELAPPPDSPLYQWRWLAGGFDSTLRA